In Onychostoma macrolepis isolate SWU-2019 chromosome 12, ASM1243209v1, whole genome shotgun sequence, a single window of DNA contains:
- the LOC131551068 gene encoding LOW QUALITY PROTEIN: ectonucleotide pyrophosphatase/phosphodiesterase family member 7-like (The sequence of the model RefSeq protein was modified relative to this genomic sequence to represent the inferred CDS: inserted 1 base in 1 codon), giving the protein MLLALSVLLLIFPATLSAPVRDGCTTGKNKLLLISFDGFRWDYDRDVDTPNLDKMAEEGVKAAYVTPPFLTITSPTHFTLLSGRYIENHGVIHNNWFNTSTQEKKQYYMTQFVDEYWDNGSLPIWITAQRQGKKTGSLHFPGTAATYQNETIQVKEVEPRFYDHTDETAWXEKVDKVLKEWFKDQDLDFVTLYFGDPDSTGHKYGPDSPERREAVKKVDRTVGYIRETAEKHGLSDYLNIIITADHGMSTVFKGEDVKEIILNDIPGFSLKDLKFHMVDYGPFGLLLPKEGMLDKVYEALKGGHPNLHVYKKEDMPARLHYSKHPRILPIVLYADPGYVINGFYVFQTNKGEHGYDNEVMDMKPFFRAVGPDFHRNLFVGPFETVNVYPLMCHLLGIKPEINDGSLDNTRHMLISDGESCDSGDVRESSLQNVFNGLAAAAGFLLLVFVVVTSYNGYKRCKITPKAKDIGDEHEMKADSKQTSF; this is encoded by the exons ATGTTACTGGCACTGAGTGTTTTGCTGCTTATATTCCCTGCGACTCTTTCTGCTCCAGTCAGAGATGGCTGTACCACAGGCAAAAACAAACTACTACTAATCAGCTTTGATGGGTTCAGGTGGGACTACGACCGAGATGTGGACACCCCAAACCTGGACAAAATGGCTGAGGAAGGAGTCAAGGCAGCATATGTCACTCCACCTTTCCTGACCATCACTAGTCCTACACACTTCACCTTGTTATCTG GAAGGTACATTGAGAACCATGGTGTGATTCATAACAATTGGTTCAATACATCCACACAAGAGAAGAAACAATACTACATGACACAGTTTGTGGATGAATACTGGGATAATGGCAGTCTACCTATTTGGATCACCGCTCAAAGACAG ggaaaaaaaacaggatCTTTACACTTCCCTGGTACTGCGGCCACTTACCAGAACGAAACAATCCAAGTGAAGGAGGTGGAACCGAGGTTTTATGATCACACCGATGAGACAGCAT AGGAGAAAGTGGACAAGGTCCTGAAGGAATGGTTTAAAGATCAAGACTTGGATTTTGTCACTTTGTATTTTGGTGACCCGGACTCTACCGGCCACAAGTACGGGCCTGACTCTCCTGAGCGGCGTGAGGCGGTCAAGAAAGTGGACCGCACTGTGGGCTACATACGAGAAACTGCTGAGAAACACGGACTCAGTGACTATCTGAATATCATCATCACAGCTGACCATGGCATGAGCACCGTGTTCAAAGGAGAGGATGTAAAAGAGATAATACTCAATGACATCCCTGGATTCTCTTTGAAAGATCTGAAATTCCACATGGTGGACTACGGACCTTTTGGGCTGCTGCTGCCCAAAGAAGGGATGCTTGACAAGGTTTATGAAGCCTTGAAAGGAGGACATCCAAACCTTCACGTTTACAAGAAAGAAGACATGCCTGCTCGACTGCATTACTCCAAACATCCACGCATCCTGCCCATCGTTCTCTATGCAGACCCAGGATATGTCATCAACGGG TTCTACGTATTCCAGACAAATAAAGGGGAACACGGCTATGACAATGAGGTCATGGACATGAAGCCTTTCTTCAGGGCAGTAGGACCAGATTTCCACAGAAACTTGTTTGTTGGACCATTTGAAACCGTTAATGTTTACCCTCTTATGTGCCACTTACTGGGGATAAAGCCAGAAATCAATGACGGGTCACTGGATAACACCCGACACATGTTGATATCTGATGGAGAGTCGTGTGATTCTGGAG aTGTTCGCGAGTCGAGTCTTCAGAATGTGTTCAATGGtcttgctgctgctgctggattTTTATTGCTAGTCTTTGTGGTGGTTACATCCTACAACGGATATAAAAGATGCAAAATTACTCCAAA AGCAAAAGACATAGGAGATGAGCATGAGATGAAAGCCGACTCCAAGCAAACATCGTTCTGA
- the LOC131551070 gene encoding ectonucleotide pyrophosphatase/phosphodiesterase family member 7-like: protein MLLALSVLLLIFPATLSAPVRDDCTTGKNKLLLISFDGFRWDYDRDVDTPNLDKMAEEGVKPPFLTITSPTHFTLLSGRYIENHGVTHNNWFNTTTQEKKQYYMMQLVDEYWDNGSLPIWITTQRQGLKTGSLHFPGTAATYQNETIQVKEVEPRFNDRTNETAWRENVDKVLKEWFKDQDLDFVTLYFGDPDSTGHKYEPDSPERREAVKKVDRTVGYIRETAEKHGLSDHLNIIITADHGMSTVFKGEDVKEIILNDIPGFSLKDLKF, encoded by the exons ATGTTACTGGCACTGAGTGTTTTGCTGCTTATATTCCCTGCAACTCTTTCTGCTCCAGTCAGAGATGACTGTACCACAGGCAAAAACAAACTACTACTAATCAGCTTTGATGGGTTCAGGTGGGACTACGACCGAGATGTGGACACCCCAAACCTGGACAAAATGGCTGAGGAAGGAGTCAAGCCACCTTTCCTGACCATCACTAGTCCTACACACTTCACCTTGTTATCTG GAAGGTACATTGAGAACCATGGTGTGACTCATAATAATTGGTTTAATACAACCACACAAGAGAAGAAACAATACTACATGATGCAGCTTGTGGATGAATATTGGGATAATGGCAGTCTACCCATTTGGATCACCACTCAAAGACAG GGTCTTAAAACAGGATCTTTACACTTCCCTGGAACTGCGGCCACTTACCAGAACGAAACAATCCAAGTGAAGGAGGTGGAACCGAGGTTTAATGACCGCACCAATGAAACGGCATGGAGGGAAAATGTGGATAAAGTCCTAAAGGAATGGTTTAAAGATCAAGACTTAGATTTTGTCACTTTGTATTTTGGTGACCCAGATTCTACCGGCCACAAGTACGAGCCTGACTCTCCTGAGCGGCGTGAGGCGGTCAAGAAAGTGGACCGCACTGTGGGCTACATACGAGAAACTGCTGAGAAACACGGACTCAGTGACCATCTGAATATTATCATCACAGCTGACCATGGCATGAGCACCGTGTTCAAAGGAGAGGATGTAAAAGAGATAATACTCAATGACATCCCTGGATTCTCTTTGAAAGATCTGAAATTCTGA